aaaaaattgttgtaaATATTTGTTGGTGTAAAATCGCTGCACTAGCAGCTAGCGATGTACTAATAAAAACTAACGCTGTTAAATATTTTTACGAAATCGCTGCTGTAACAGTGATTTGTcccttttgatttttttggaaaaaaagtggctctttatgttttttttatagaaaaaaatagctCTTTTAACTCCGAGCTCAAGTTTTCATAGTTATTtttaggggtgtacatgaaccgaattggttcggattttttacaaaccaaaccaaatcatttgtgtcgggttattaaatctataaaccaaaccaaaccaataaaagttgagtttttcgatatcaatttttctcgggttttttctgtattttggggtttctcggatttttcatagtatctaataaaaagcacagagcagtgtttattaaaaagagttctagtacaaaatatcaacatataagatggaggcagaacactgtttgaagcacagagcagtgtttattaaaaagagttctagtacaaaatatcaacatataagatggagacagaacactgtttgaagttttaactttataatataactttataagatggttttttttgtatattatttagatgagcttctcaagtccaaatctaaatgtaagaaagaaaacaaaaattatgaaaaattttaaaaatatatttattaattacattttaataaatatttttatgtataacataatttaaaagtagtatatctataatcggatcggtttggattcggtttgactttttttagttaaaatcaaaccaaccctataaatggtcgggtttttttttccaaacatcaAACCAAGTTAAATCAAACCactagtcaatttttttttccgatttagttcgatttgtcggtttgatgCGGTTTGTTGATTTCTTCTCTACAGCCCAGTTACTTTTATGTGACTTTCAACTATTTCAAGTTTAAAAAGGTGTGTTCTTTCACCTTGAAGGTTTGCTCGTGAAACAAAAGGAAGTGAAAAATCCGAGGTTATCCATTGCCAATTAAGATCGTTGAGTATAATTTCCTACCTTAAGACTCATTAAATGAGGAAGTACtttatattgaaattttatatCTGTTCTCGAAATTTGAACATGAATTCTTTAATTAAAGGGGGAGTCATCTTAcctcaattatttatttattttttactcaaaactatgaattttggaataaaaattacatgaatattatgatatacataaatcaaaaattacaaccaaacacaaaataaaacaatctcacatattatcataaaattattatcTTTATTCCTTATACCAAACAGGAATATCCTCACGGCCGCCTCGTCTTAGACAGTAATAATAAAACCACAAATTGATGAGTAGGTTCATTAAGgcaatagaaaaataatttttatgaatcaaATAGGACTTTAAATAAATATTCCATTTGTAACATAATAAACAAATGTTAAGAGAACCCCACGTTCTTACCTCTCTTCGCGACTACTTCAAACCTAATATAATTAtgtaataaaaaagaaaaaaatatataaatcttAACTATACTAAGTATAAAAGGAGAGGAACCTCTTTGCATTTTCTTCAAACCATAATTGAAATGGCAATTAATAATTCAAATTGTTTGTTGATTTCATTGATCTTTTTCCTAATTGCATTTGCTTCAAACCATGCAAATGGAGAAGTACTCAAAGTAGGGTTTTATCACAAAACATGCCCTCATGTTGAATTGATAGTGAAGGAAGTTGTTGATGATGTTATATCAAGAGTCCCTAGCCTTGCTGCCCCTTTGTTGAGAATGCACTATCATGATTGTTTTGTTAGGGTATGTatgtaaaataaattattttcttactaGCATTTTAGTGTGTGTCATGTATGAaagtcttttctttttaaaatttacacAAAAAGATTATGGTGGTATAGCAAGTAATCTTGCCATTATTATCAGAAGTCTTAAGTTCGAACTCTAGAATAGAATCGtctttgataaaaatattttagccCTAAAAAGAAATCTGACAAAAATCCTGACGAAACAAGTCCAAAGCAGGTATGAAGTGAAATTttttagtaaaaataattttgacgaaaaagtcatgttttagtgTTTTGGTTATCAGAAAATATATTCCTTTCTCCACCAATATTAGGGTAAATGAGTTCCCTACACTGGTGCAcggaagtcattttccttactTTTTATCTCGTCTTTTAACTTATATAATTCTTGTTCTATTAGCACTTTTAGACACACTTAGACAAGTTAATTTTatcatcaatattttttttttcattcattaatcaaacatgaaaaaatattagttttcaactcaaaaaaacaaaaaaaagttcaTGAAAAATTGTCTTTCTTGGTATCAAATACACTTACTTATGTAGTATTTTTGCAGGGTTGTGATGGATCAGTTTTGTTGGATTCCCCAACAAAACAAGCTGAGAAAGATTCAATCCCAAATTTAAGCCTTAGAGGATATCAAATTATTGATAGAGTGAAGACTGCTATTGAAAAATCATGCCCTGGCATCGTTTCTTGTGCAGATATTGTTGCCCTTGTAGCTCGAGATGTCACTGTTGCGGTAAATATACGTGTTAAATTTGAGTTTAAGGgaagaataaaaagaaaattaacattatCAAGTCATTATTCATATGTAAGTTTCTTAAATATAGATTTGAAATCTTAGAAAACAAAATATGTAACGTGCTATAACATGCATGTAAAGATAACTTGATGGTGCAACTATTActaaagaattattatttttccattaaattttccaCTGAAAAATATTTAGTGGTTATTCCGACAAATGTTTTAATTGAATTagtggaaaagaaaaaataggagTAATCTTCTTATATGAAAAAGTTAGGAAGATTTTCACTATTTCAGTGAGAATTTGTTTCCCACCTAATGAAATGGTTTAATGAAAAATGAGTGAAAAAATCATGATCTATAACATAAAATGTCCTACTAATACAAAAATTATTTACACCGAcgatgcatatatatataaataagcttacatattatgatctcttatttttgtaaattaatttaaatgtGATCAGGTGAAGGGACCATTCTGGGAAGTTGAAACAGGACGAAGAGATGGAAGTGTGTCAAATATAACTGAagctttatttaatttgattccTCCTTTTGCAAACATAACATCATTGAAACAAGGATTCTTGCAAAGGGGATTAAGTGTCAAGGACCTTGTTGTATTATCAGGTAATTAACTCATTAATTAATGCTTCTAaacttaaatatatatataatgttcaagatattttcttaaaaaataattatataagttTTCTTACAACATGgacttataataatttttaaaaatatgaggTAAACATGACTTAATGGTTAAAACTACATTGACGGTGTATATAACATAGAAATAGTACGGCCACTTTTTAACCTTGTAATTGAAAAATCATTACTATCATGAAGTTTTAAATTTCATTCGTGAAATTTATCCATGATAATAATATTCTGAATCTTGTCCAATAAAATTTAGAACTTCATGACAATGACTATTTTTGCAATTATACAAAGGCTAAAAAATGATTGAAATTTACCGTTCGAACAAGTAGCTTTGCAATcctttataaatttatttttaattttatattatttttataagctatatttatttttacatgtaagaaaatattaaaaaataatacacaagctgaaaatattgtttttttaGTGGTCACTAGATATCATTTCCTCTAATCACCCTTTTGTtgaaattgtatatatgatgtcaaaatatattttttatgtatgtatagtaaatattgaatttacttgACTTATTCatgtatttacttatttatattataatcaattaatttatttagtaaAAATCATGATTCTGCCCCCTAATTTAAAGTAGATAGTAATATTCTTCTTCCTATTTCTTGAATGAACAACTTATAGGTTCTCACACAATTGGAATCTCTCACTGCTCATCCTTCAACAATCGTCTTTACAACTTCACTGGAAAAGGAGATACAGATCCCGCATTGGATCCCAACTATATAAAAAGTTTGAAAAAGAAATGTCCAccaaatgaccaaaatacccttgtGGAAATGGACCCTGGAAGTGTTAGGACATTTGATAGTTCTTATTATAAGCTTGTGGCTAAAAGAAGGGGACTTTTTAGTTCTGATTCTGCTTTACTTGATGATAGTGAAACCAAAGATTATCTCAAAAAACAAGGAATTAATCAATATGGATCTActtttttaaaagattttggTGAGTCTATGGTCAAAATGGGAAGGGTTCAAGTACTCACCGGAAATCAAGGTGAAATTAGAAAAGTCTGCTCAAGAGTAAATTAGAAaagccaaaaagaaaaaaataaattgtgtttGTCATTTAATATTGATGCAAGTTTATTTCTTGAATAATATGTGTTTgtcatttaatatttatgtaagtttatTGTCTTTCTATTATGGAAGATTAATAGGTAGTCCTATTTGGAAGTCAATGTAAAAAGTGTGAAAAATAGTGGAAAGTTTGATATTTTTGCACTTGTCATCCTTCATTTCTAAATCTAATTTTCTCTTTTGcattttttgatttatatatatatattgctgaatttctttcttataaaaaaaagtttttaatataatatttctAAAGATTTCTTATTAAAACTTCTAAATATGTCGTTACTGTCAAGAAAATAATTAAGCAGATGAAACATCGAGTCTTGGAGAAGAATAAATAAGATCACAAAGCCATCTTTAATACAAATCTCATATACCTAAAAATTCTCATATGAATTTCTTTCATACAGTAGAAGAAAATACCTTTCATATGAATCTCATATTTACATCAAATACTCAAGTTTTTTCAAAATCAAGTAGGAAAAAGTGAACTTGAAATGCACAAATAGAATTAACGACACCTCAAATGACCTAATATCAAACATATTAACCTTAATCAAACATGATCTAATATGCTTAGATCTAATTAGTCAAAATATTGatgcataaaaaaattgaaagtagTAGAGAAAAACAATTAAGTCTCAATCTTTTTTCTACCATCATAAATCAACAATCAAATgggtaatatatttttaaactcAACAACATATTTGTCCACTCTGGCAATCAAAGATGTCGAGAAGAGTAACCTATTTCTTtccttatatatacataatagaaATGCAGATGGTCATACTAACTACAACTCCTATACAAAAAGatattatcaaataaaattGATCAATAAGAAAGCAGTGCCAACAAACTACAAAGCAAACAGAAAGGACTTGTAACTTTGCCAAATTTCCAAACCAAGAACACATAATAAGTAAAAGGCAATTTTGACTTTAATAATCTCAGGGAAAAAACAAATAAACTCATTGAAGGAGAACTCCCAGAAATTTACAATTCGAACAAAAAATTACCTCCAATGTCAATAGCCAAATGTGAAATTTCATCACCAAATCAGGACTCAGATCACTCTTCTCTAATTTTCTACCAATTTGTGATTCTCTTATTCTCCTTCAAATAATTGAATACGCAATAAGTGTAACAAAGAAATATGTAACTATCAATGATTGAGTAAGTACGTGCTATGAACTAGTGTTTGTGAATGTATTTTGTACATTACTCCCTATcaattatcatataaaaaagAATTCTGATGATTAGTTCGGAGTCCCATTCCGACACGCGACTCGAAACTCGATCCTGACACCCGACTCGGGACTCGACCCCGACATCCGACCTCGACACTCGACACCTGAATCGGAAATCTTCTTCTGAACCAGACTTGACCCTGACTCCCGACCCATTTTCCAATCCAACACTTGTTTCAAGACTCGACCTCagacccaatttttttttacctcccattttggaggatttatagtgtttccacacttcccctccagtgtgactcgaacccaggacCTATCGGTCGTGGGTGGAGGTGCTTAACCAACTGAGCAATCCTCACTTGTCCCTGAGACCCAATTTCTGACTTGAGATTCGATCTCTATATTCGACTATGGACCCACTCAAAACTTGACCCCGACATTCGACCTCGACACCTGACATCGGACACTGATTCAGGATCGTACTTTCAACACCAACTTCCAACCTAGGACTTGAATCGAATCTCGAATCGTGACTTGACTTTCGACTTGAGATTCGACCCTAAACCTAACTTTCGAATAAGGATATGGCCCCACCCGACCTTATCATCCAACACGAGACCGACCCCGACTTCAGACTCCTAATTCGACCCAACATTTGACATGAGATTCGACCCCGACATCAGACCCTAGATCTGACTTGCAAATCGAGATCTGACCCCAAATCTGACCTAGGACCCGATCCCGACTTTCGACATAGGATCGACTCCAACTTTTGATTTGGGACCCAATTTTTGAATCACGACTCGACCACGAGATTCGACTTTCGAACCAAGATTTGATCCTGACACTCGACCCCGACTATCGATTAAGGACCCACTCCGATACTTGACCTCGACCCTCAATCTGAAACCCAACTCTGAAACCGACATGAAGCCCTACCCTAACACCTAACTCGGGACCCAACCCTGACACCACGGAATTTTACCTCAAGTTTTTACTCAAAATCCGACACTCAAATTGAGATCTGACCCATATCCAACTTGAGATTTAGAAGTTGGGTCTTGAATCatcttgaaattaataaaaaatggtTAATGACGGAAGGTTGTATctcattgaattgttgattgaaCATTTTCTTTATTGAAAGACTCtataacatataaaattatcttttactatttttctacaaTAGACAAAATTGCCATTTACAATTTTTCTTCAAAtcattgttatttaattattatgcaaatatgtaggactttaaaattaattaaagttataacttttaaatatttactcCTTAAGGCTATAAAAGTCGTTCAatatttaatgaatattttggtcgATCAATATTATTAAACGCCTAGAAATTTCCTACTCATAGTTTACTTGAAATAGCTTTAATGTTAAGCTTCACGTATTAATAGGATAATATGTGTCCCGGTTGTGATTTTATGGAATGAAACTCTCcttcttctttcaatttttctcccctttgttttctcattttcattttcctttcttcttcttcccatCTCTGTGTTAGATGTGTGGCTTGCGATCTAAAAAGGTAAATGTTAATTGATATGTAGAATATAGTGTTCTCAAATCTTATTCAACATACTCATTAATCCAGTTTTCTGTTCTTGCattctaatttttatttcttttgaatgTACGTGTAGAAAGAAAGGTGCTGACCATTCTAAACGTGGCTTCAAAGTTATTCTTTCTATGTTCTGGCATTTGTGTTGAATTTTTTTACATGTCAAATATGCAAGTAAGGATGTTGGTAGCTGAAAGAAAGTTGTTCGTGAATCTAGATTAATACTAATTGCATTCTGAATAAAAGGATGATTAATTAGTACAGTAAAACCTCGATAAAGTAATAttcgataaagtaataatctcgcgaaataaatatttttttcctatccCGACTTGAGtcagttatattaaagtaatattctcgctaaatgcattagataataattataaataaagtattaaaggcccaaaaaaatataaagtaataattactggaatacatcaagaatttatatatatttaatcagtcaTTAATTAATACAAGACCaataactatttctttttaaaatatgattctatagttGATTATTTTTCTCTTCCCACTAAAACCAAAATTAATATCATCCTTAGCTTTtctagatttaaataataaatatgcaaagactacactttttagtttcctagatttaaacttttaaaattcttaattcaaatatatttttttctttcttatggcacatactgcaaaatactctctaaaataataaatatttatttatcgatatataaatattttatgcatttatcgataaactaataatctcgataaataaatattattttccaGTTTCAAGCATATAtatttatagaggttttacTGTACATCCATACTCAATAATCTACTAGTAAAATCACAAAGCAGACAGTTGGTCACAAAATCTTTAGCCATATTTGAAATACTAGTGTTCATAAACTCTTTATCAGGATCAAGACCACAAATCTCATGTTTATATTTCGCAATATCTCCCACATGCCAAGTGGGTTTCCCGATGAGAATCTTTGCGACAACGCACTCTGCAAATCACATGTCGAAAACTTGATGGTTATGACTTGTTGTTTTTttggatgattcaaaatcagtaattttttaaaatttgttattcgaaaaaataaatatgttacTCGATTTTATATCCCCGTGAAAACAATCTTTGTTATGAATGTGACGAATACCAATCAAGAGTTGATGCATATAGCGTGCTACCTCAAAGGACCACTCAATAGAATATGAGGCCTAAagccaaattttaaaaaaagagatcTTATGCTCatttaaagaatatatatatatattattctcataaatatttaaaatacatgatacttagttattattattttcaactgtcaatataatatttcttttaacaATTAGTAAGACACAAATAAgcatttataaattattatacgTTATATAACACTACAAATGTTTATATCTTAGATATGTTCTTATTGATTatagttttgaaatttttatcaattgaatcaattgttatacaaactatcaaaatattttagaagtattaggaatatttaaaaaaataaaattgagactTCACCTTATTGAGTATACCAATTAGAGtattatttttacttgtatatgtcaTGATCCGACCtctcgagtcatgatgacacctactataatccCTGGTAAATAAGTCAATCCGTATCCCAAAACTGCGAGCAATGGAATTAGGAGTAGAAACTAAATAGTGCAATAATAACATGAACAACCAGAATAACGGAAGCACATGAATaactatatacaacaaaatataAGATCCCTACTAAAACATGAAACTCACAAGTACAAAGCTACTATACAATACTGATACAAGTCTCAAAATtggaccacaaaaataaaagttgtcTCAAAACGAAAAAGacaaactaatatatatatacagatggAGACAGGATGATCCCAAAATGCCAAGTGTTCACCCTCGTCTCCGGTGCAGACTACAACTGGCCCAAATCAGAATTGATAACTGGTGctcagacctgcatcacaaaaatagatgtagagtgtagcatgagtaccaaaacaacaggtacccagtaggcatcataggccaactgagcttGAAAAGCAAAAGCAATAGAAAAAGATAGAATCTGAGATAAATAACAAGTGAGATAGAAAAATAAGGAGATGTACACGAGTGTAAAGAAGTAAAGGAACTAAGTAAAGCTAACTACACATAATTGGCCCTATAAGCCTAGAAGGTACACTAGtatgcaagtttaaataaaacctGAGTGAACCCCAGGCAACACctaatctaaggctcaaactaccAGACCCAAGTCTGCTATTACAATTTACAGGGAGCTAGGCCATCCGAATCAACGTCAAAGTAAAAGAAAGGCCCAACGGTGCTAACTATCGCAAGTCTATgaaaacactagtctaagcctgaATTAAGACCAACATGTTCATAATCAATAGAATTAGTCAAAATAAGACCACAAGGCATGAACGATCAACGTAAAACTAAACACATGTTCGCAAGAAcccaaaattctccaaaatatACCCAAGGCATTATTTCTAAACATTAAACATGGTTCAATAGTTATCCAACCCAATTCCCAACTAATCCACAGGTAATCACATAGTCAAGCTCAATCTAGGAAAAGAAAAATCGTAGCCTATATGTAGGTCAATCACGCATGCTCCAAATTATAAAATTGAAGCTTTTTCCTTTCCTAACGGCCTCTGAATATTGCTTCATATCAAATATAGGTACAGAACATTAAAACGAtcattttgacattaaaattaccAAATTCGAAGACAGATCAATTTCggagtcaaaaatgaaaatatgggacccacttcGATAATTTCATAATTGACTCTATGAAGAGGTCCTAAATTCCATCCCAAACTTGTGTTTTAAAATGAAACACAATTCGAGACTCAAATCAGGAGAAAAAAGAACATGAAAGAAATTCACAACTTAGCCTCGAAAACACACAAATACAACAGGTTTATAAGAGATCTTTACTCAAACGAAGGTCCTAATTCACTTCCTGATCACCCCATTAAAATCTCCTGGCAATTACCCACAAATAGGCccttgaatcacccaaatccgCCAAGAAACGAAGAAGTTATGAATGTTTGAAGTTGGGacaaaaatctaaaatttgagTCTTAAAATGACTCTCAGGAATCGTAAAAGCGACCTCGAAGGTTTCTTAAGTGACCCTCACCAAAAAGGCAGGTCTGGCTAAAGTGAGACCTATGTCGCTAAAGTGACAGATCGCTTTAGCGAAGGCCATGTGGCTTAAACGGAACCGCCTAGGGTCAGCCATTGTTTTAGCATGCCCTGGTTGCTTTAGCGATCGTTGCTTCAGGACCAAGGGCCGCTTTAGTGATGACACCATGCTCAACTATATTAGTTGAGTTTTCGAAAAGGCCAGGTTTCTGATGAGGTGCTCGGAATTCGTTTATGACCTCGTGTGTGCAAaagagatatgctaccccaccaaatttgacattccaaactcaatggcgcattcaaaatttccatacaaggtcatttttcagcaaaaaatgggtcccacacccaaatgCCATATTCATCCCATTTCCACAATAGGCTTCGAAACTAGACCATGAGCCTCAGAAAGAGACGTAGGGTCGTTCTaaaccaaacttgacatttcagaactaactgtgctgatgaaattttcatccaatccaagaatgttgatcaaagtcaaccttaggccaaatttcaaaggctaaagagCCAAATGACTCCAAACTCGcaccgattgcctcgatactcatgtcaaccatgctactagcctaatgtGGTCATTTTTAAGCTGATAGAACCATCACGATTCCGTTATGAGGTCAATTACATGATGTTATGATCGAAGTCaattttttaagtttcaaaagctcctAAGTTGGGAAATGGGCCTACAACCAAACGAACGACCGAATGATTGAACAGTCAGTGCCAAAAAGTTATAAATAACTTGGGGTTGCCAGGAACactctaaatgataaaataaatgcattaactcaaaaatgacttggaggatcattacaacatctactactaaaaaactTCCATTGGTAAAAGTTAGAGTCAAGAAGTACgagaaggctcaaataagccagAGAACTGCTCCCACATCTCTTGTCGGTATCCTAAATAGCCTCTTCGACTGTACAATAtctccaatggaccttaaccacaggAATAGCTCTAGATCGCAACTGCATTACATCTCTAACTAGAATTGCAATTGCCTCCACAATAAAGATGCGACGATCATCTAACTCAACAGCATTATACTCGAGCACATGTGACTCATCTTGAACATACCGACgcaacattgatacatggaaaactgGGTGAATAGATGAGAATGTTGGAGGCAAAGcaaactcataggcaacctcaccaactatcctcaatatctcaaaaaggccaatatacctggggctaagttTGTCCCGCCTTCTAAATCTCATCACGCTATTCATGGGCAATACTCGGAAGAATACTTATGTAATGCCTCGGGTGCTtacaattttcttttattcCGTGTCAAAGGCTTACGagcttaaatttgaaaaaattattgtaacattgcTCATGTTGTTAAATGAtggttttaaattaaatttga
This sequence is a window from Solanum dulcamara chromosome 10, daSolDulc1.2, whole genome shotgun sequence. Protein-coding genes within it:
- the LOC129871035 gene encoding peroxidase 27-like, coding for MAINNSNCLLISLIFFLIAFASNHANGEVLKVGFYHKTCPHVELIVKEVVDDVISRVPSLAAPLLRMHYHDCFVRGCDGSVLLDSPTKQAEKDSIPNLSLRGYQIIDRVKTAIEKSCPGIVSCADIVALVARDVTVAVKGPFWEVETGRRDGSVSNITEALFNLIPPFANITSLKQGFLQRGLSVKDLVVLSGSHTIGISHCSSFNNRLYNFTGKGDTDPALDPNYIKSLKKKCPPNDQNTLVEMDPGSVRTFDSSYYKLVAKRRGLFSSDSALLDDSETKDYLKKQGINQYGSTFLKDFGESMVKMGRVQVLTGNQGEIRKVCSRVN